The DNA sequence ctcgttacctctgattggagctcatatttaagtagggggtttttcttcctgggttttggtgggttattatattttgagtagtgtttgtttctctctgcgtcacagtttgttgttttgtcaatttTGTTATTTATgcattgcaaagtttcacggatttaataaaatgtggaactacaaccacgctgcactttggtccgatcctttcgacagccgtgacaaacaCAAATTATTTTCAAGTTTATTTTTAAGGCATTTTtctgttttaataaaatacatcATTTGAAGAACAAACATAATTGTGGAAATTCATATTTGGCAACAAAATATTTtaatctcaagagaagacaggttaaatgtTAAATAAGGTTTATTGTTCTCTTACTTAGGCGATTGACTACTCCATGTGCTGGAGACGAACCACTGTTCCAAAAAAAATTATCACATTTCGCAACACGAATTGCGAAATAAATGGAATGTACACAAGGAGTGTCTGAAACAGGATCTACATCGTAGCTGTATATAAAAAGAGGCAGATCAAACTCCAGAATCGACACAGATTCCTGAATACGGAGAGAAATGAATCCTGCTGTGTTTCTGTTGGTTtccctgtgctgctgctgctgctgctgtctgtctgcggCTCAAGAAGAGATCAAAAGACTGAAAGTGAAGATAGAAAATGCCAGACATCAGAAGGCTCATGCTACCCTGACTTGTGCAAGCTGCTGAAAGACTTTGGTGTCATGGAGGAGAAACTGCGAACCACGGTGGGAAAACTGGGAGTCATGGAAACCCAGCTCAAAGTTAACGAGAATCAACTTGAGGAACTGAAAAATAAGGAGAGAATGAAGGTGATCTTTTCGGCTGCCCTTGGCGGGAATGGGCACATCGGGCCAATCCACCACGACACAACCCTGATCTTCAAAAATGTCATCACTAACATCGGCAGTGCCTACAATCCAAGTACAGGGGTATTTGCTGCCCCTGTCGCAGGGGTCTACTACTTCAATTTCTTCTACCATGCCGGAGGAAATGAGGTTAAATACATTTCCTTGTTCAAGAATGGACAGAGGATGGTCACTTCCTCTGATCACAAATCTAGCGGCGATGGAGCTGACAACGGGGCTAATGCAGTCACTCTACAGCTGGAGGTGGGGGACCAGATCTTCATACGCCTAATGGCTAACACTCACGTGTGGGACTCTGAAAACCACACGATCTTCAATGGGTTCCTGCTCAAACAAGTGTGATGAAATACATTGGTAGCGCTGTCCTCTACTTTCTAACTTtggtaatattattattattattattgtgaacAGCTAATCTTTCTCACATACTGTAACTCCTGTATCCTAATTCATAATGTAATCTATATATCCATCATTAATGTATTCAACATAGCCATCTTATTCATCATTATCTAGTCTATATGTATTCAGGTTGACATTGTTGGTAAAATACATTGGTAGGCTAGCGCTATCCTGTACTTTGTAGGTTGAGTGACAGCATCTCCTATCTTCTTTGGTTTCTGACGTGATTACTGTGTGTTGATGTTGTTACACACTCTTGGTCGACACCAAGACAAATCACCGTTGTTGAAAAGCAATAAAGACTTTAAAGGAAAGGATTTCTGCCTGATTCCAGTTTTTAACCAGTTGTTAACACACTGAAACTACATTTCAGGCTCTCTAAACTATAAATACAAAAATCCCAAAACAGTTTGGTaatttccccccccaaaaaaccccACAGATGTCAATCTGCAATCCTGCATTACAGtttacagtcagcaagcagtttagcagttacactggcaAAATGAAACACAGCAATCAAAATCATGTACTCTTCTGCTCAAAATGAAACTGCGTACAAATGAGACACACCTACACATCAAATTAATCTAACTTAGCGACAAACGAGATCACGCTAATGTGACATATTCAAAACAATACTATTTCAGTTTAACGACTAAGATTTTGTTGTTATACTgtatttttgttgtgtgtgtaaCTTAAACAAGACAGGAACACAAATGCACAAATGTAAGTTTTATATTTCAATATGACTCAATAGATGTCAAACAGCCATACTGTAAGCACACAAACTGTAAAAATGCAAACATACAAGTAAATATAATTTGCATATTCAAATGAAGAAAAATATGCCTATTTTGTACTACTGCACTGTACGTTAGATCAATTGAACAGAATAGATAAAGAAACTGTCAAAATACAGTCAAATCAACATCATAAGTCAAGAAGGAAAAAAAGActcaattgaaaaacaaaaatCAGTCATGTCTGTTTTGGTCCGCCACAGATTTTCATCAACATCACAGTCGATATCCTTCTTGGCCAGAGAGCAGGGAGAAATATCTTCTAGCATGACTCATCCACCCCTGACAGGCCTCCTCCATTGCCCGGAGAAGGGCCACACGTTCATGGGGTTTGCGATCACAGCGCTTCCGCCGTGCTGAAAACAACTCCTCAATGGGGTTGAGAAAATGGGGAATATGGTGGGAGATAGAGAATAGTAAATCTGGGATGGTCATGGAACCTGTTGCGGACTTGAGCAGCCCGATGGAAACTCacgtctggttggggaggcctgtctagctggggaggcctgtctagctggggaggcctgtctagctggggaggactgtctagctggggaggcctgtctagctggggaggcctgtctagctggcgaggccagtctagctggggaggcctatgtagctggggaggcctgtctagctggggaggcctgtctagctggggaggcctgtctagctggggaggcctgtctagctggggaggccagtctagctggggaggcctgtgtagctggggaggcctgtctagctgggggaggcctgtctagctggcgaggccagtctagctggggaggcctgtctagctggggaggccagtctagctggggaggcctatgtagctggggaggcctgtcaagctggggaggcctgtctagctggggaggcctgtctagctggcgaggcctgtctagctggggaggccagtctagctggggaggcctatgtagctggggaggcctgtctagctggggaggcctgtctagctggggaggcctgtctagctggggaggcctgtctggttggggaggcctgtctagctggggaggcctgtctagctggggaggcctgtctagctggggaggtctgtgtagctggggaggcctatgtagctggggaggcctgtctaggtggggaggcctgtctagctggggaggcctgtctggttggggaggcctgtctggctggggaggcctgtctggttggggaggcctgtctagctggggaggcctgtctagatggcgaggccagtctagctggggaggcctgtctagctggggaggcctgtctagctggggaggccagtctagctggggaggcctgtctagctgggga is a window from the Salmo salar unplaced genomic scaffold, Ssal_v3.1, whole genome shotgun sequence genome containing:
- the c1ql4 gene encoding Complement C1q-like protein 4 precursor (The RefSeq protein has 1 substitution, 1 frameshift compared to this genomic sequence), which gives rise to MNPAVFLLVSLCCCCCCCLSAAQEEIKKTESEDRKCQTSEGSCYPDLCKLLKDFGVMEEKLRTTVEKLGVMETQLKVNENQLEELKNKERMKVIFSAALGGNGHIGPIHHDTTLIFKNVITNIGSAYNPSTGVFAAPVAGVYYFNFFYHAGGNEVKYISLFKNGQRMVTSSDHKSSGDGADNGANAVTLQLEVGDQIFIRLMANTHVWDSENHTIFNGFLLKQV